TCCGCCGTCGCGCTCAATCTGATCCGCCTGAGCGCCTACTGGAACGGACACCCTCTGGACCGAACCCGCACCAGCCACCTGACCCGCCTCGACCTCGCCCTGGCCGCCTGACGAATTGGCCAGCAGGATCACCGGTGGTGAGGGAGGACCACAAACGATCGAGCCTGTCGCGCGAACGGTGGCGGATGAGCCGCCGCGGTGCATCGCTGGGTGATGTTGCGCTGTGAGTCGGGGGGCGGGCGCCGGTTGATGGTGGTCGGGAGCGGGGATAGTGGCCCGGTCAGCGCTGTCGGCGGTGCCGGCCGCCCCCGGATCAGGCGGTGGCCAGCCGGTGGGCGTGGATCTTGCGCAGGTTGTGCACGGTGCAGGCCAGCGACCACTCGGTCTTGGCGTTCTGCAGGCCGCGGCGGAGGAGCTGGCGTAGTCCCTGCCGGTCTTTGATCTGGCCGAAGACCGGTTCGACCGTGCGTCCTCGGAGGGCGTATTTCTCCGTGCCTTCGGGGGTGCGCAGCCTGTCCTGGGCGCGGGCGGTGGCCGGGCGGGAGGTCAGCGGTTTGTCCCCGGCGGGGTCCTCGCCGGCGGCGCGGCGTTCGTCGCTGATCATCGGGGCCAGCAGGCGCAGGCCGCGGGTCTCGGCCTCGGTGAAGGTCTCCTCGTTGGCGTAGCCGGCGTCGGCGACCCAGGTGTCGGGCGTCTCCTCGATGCCGGCCTGGTTCAGCTGCTCGGCGGCGTCATCGAGGACGGGAAACAGCTGATGGGCGTCGGTGGCCGCCTGGGTCAGCGTCTGGCCGACGATGAGCTGGTCTTCGGTGACCGCGGCCTGGGCGTTGTAGCCCTGCACCAGCCCCCGCCCGCCCCGCATCGTCCGCGAGTCCGGATCGGTGGCGTTGGCCCGCGGCGGCTTGTCCTTGTCCGGATTGCGGCCCGGTGGATGCTCGCCCGGTTGGGCGCCGCGGCGGGTGCCGGCGTCCTTGCGGCGCTGCCACTCGGCCTTCCTCACCTCCTGCTCGGCCACGGCCGCGGCCTGCTCGTCGTCCAGGCGCTGCTTGGCCTCCTTCAGTCGAGCCAACCGCTCGGCCCGCCGGCGCAGCGGCGGTGGCAGCTCATCCCCGCGGTCGTCGCCGTGTTCGGCGTCCTCGGCCGCGTCGATGCGCGTCTGTTCGTCGAGCAGCTCGGCGGCCAGCTGGTCGTAGCGGGCCTGCTCCTCGGCGACCTGGTGGGCCAGCGACGCCGAGGTGTGGTTCTTCGACCAGGAGGCGTTCGCGGCGATCTTCGTCCCGTCCACCGCGATCACGCCCAGCCGCACCATCCCGGCCTCGTGACACACCCGCAGCACCTGCGCGAACAGCTCCTGCAGCGGCTGGCGGTGACGCGTGACGAACCGGGCGATCGTGGCGTGATCGGGCACCCGATTGCCGGCCAGCACCCGGAACGCCACATCGCGGACACAGTGCCGCTCGATCGCCCGCGACGAGCGCACCCCGACCGCGTGCGCGTACAGCAGCACCGCCACCATCAGCGCCGGGTCGAACGCCGCCGCGCCCTGCCCGTTGGCCCGATACGAGCGCTTGAACCCCGACAGGTCGAACGAGTCCACCGCATCCTTGACCGTCCAGGCCAGCTCCCCGTCGGGCAGCCAATCCCGCACATCCGGCGGCAGCAGGAACCCCTGATCGACATCCCCGCGGATGAAGTTCTGCGGCATACCCCAGTCTCCCGCCGCCCAGGATGATCATCA
The DNA window shown above is from Blastococcus colisei and carries:
- a CDS encoding transposase gives rise to the protein MPQNFIRGDVDQGFLLPPDVRDWLPDGELAWTVKDAVDSFDLSGFKRSYRANGQGAAAFDPALMVAVLLYAHAVGVRSSRAIERHCVRDVAFRVLAGNRVPDHATIARFVTRHRQPLQELFAQVLRVCHEAGMVRLGVIAVDGTKIAANASWSKNHTSASLAHQVAEEQARYDQLAAELLDEQTRIDAAEDAEHGDDRGDELPPPLRRRAERLARLKEAKQRLDDEQAAAVAEQEVRKAEWQRRKDAGTRRGAQPGEHPPGRNPDKDKPPRANATDPDSRTMRGGRGLVQGYNAQAAVTEDQLIVGQTLTQAATDAHQLFPVLDDAAEQLNQAGIEETPDTWVADAGYANEETFTEAETRGLRLLAPMISDERRAAGEDPAGDKPLTSRPATARAQDRLRTPEGTEKYALRGRTVEPVFGQIKDRQGLRQLLRRGLQNAKTEWSLACTVHNLRKIHAHRLATA